One window of Papaver somniferum cultivar HN1 chromosome 9, ASM357369v1, whole genome shotgun sequence genomic DNA carries:
- the LOC113310091 gene encoding uncharacterized protein LOC113310091, with product MPLSQELAEDLGIYMVSFDRAGYGESDPNPRRTDKSTALYVEELADQLGLGSKFYVIGFSMGGQATWGCLKYIPHRLAGAALLTPVVNSWWPGFPAKLNREVFALKRMQYQWTLLVSHYAPFLTYWWNTQKWFPSSSVVSRVNDVFSKQDLELIPRLFSGDRTQIRQQGEYVSIFSDMNVAFGGYTFDPMDLENPFSNDEGTVHVWQGDEDKIVQIPLQRYIAEKLPWVQYHELAGAGHLFPFADGMNNAIVKSLVLGEKK from the exons ATGCCCTTATCGCAG GAACTGGCTGAAGATTTAGGGATATATATGGTGTCATTTGATAGAGCTGGGTACGGAGAAAGTGATCCGAATCCAAGACGTACAGATAAGAGTACTGCTTTATATGTGGAAGAGCTTGCTGACCAGTTGGGTCTAGGATCCAAATTCTATGTAATTGGATTTTCTATGGGAGGTCAGGCGACTTGGGGCTGCCTCAAATACATCCCTCACCG GTTAGCAGGAGCAGCACTACTCACTCCAGTAGTTAATAGCTGGTGGCCTGGTTTTCCTGCCAAATTAAATAGAGAAGTCTTTGCATTGAAACGTATGCAATACCAATGGACTCTTCTAGTGTCTCACTACGCCCCGTTCCTTACCTATTGGTGGAACACGCAGAAATGGTTTCCTTCTTCAAGTGTTGTATCCCGCGTCAATGATGTTTTCTCTAAACAGGATTTAGAGCTTATTCCCAGGCTTTTCAGCGGAGATAGG ACACAAATAAGGCAGCAAGGCGAATACGTGTCAATTTTCAGTGACATGAATGTTGCTTTCGGAGGTTATACATTTGATCCTATGGATCTTGAAAATCCCTTCAGCAACGATGAAGGTACAGTTCACGTATGGCAGGGAGATGAAGATAAAATTGTACAAATTCCTCTGCAACGCTATATTGCAGAAAAGCTCCCATGGGTTCAGTACCACGAATTAGCAGGTGCAGGACACTTGTTCCCTTTCGCTGATGGTATGAATAATGCCATCGTAAAGTCACTCGTACTGGGAGAGAAGAAGTAG